In Akkermansia muciniphila, one DNA window encodes the following:
- a CDS encoding ExbD/TolR family protein, with amino-acid sequence MGKKKANVAPEEVNGEMDMSPMIDMVFLLLIFFVVNATAITVKKDKNIQMPTASSSGEVKSANGCIVVNVYGEGAGKRPPGVDPSVLWSSDVGTPLNSTDELKEYIKNLAERFKDKQDFETRLYLRGDQQALFKGSREVIRVAAECGVIKVIFAVLPAKNSSTANKAE; translated from the coding sequence ATGGGTAAGAAGAAAGCTAATGTAGCGCCTGAAGAAGTAAATGGGGAAATGGATATGTCCCCCATGATCGACATGGTTTTCCTCCTGTTGATTTTCTTCGTGGTGAACGCTACGGCCATTACCGTTAAAAAAGATAAGAACATTCAGATGCCCACGGCCAGCAGCTCCGGTGAAGTGAAATCCGCCAACGGCTGCATTGTGGTGAATGTTTATGGGGAAGGCGCGGGCAAGCGGCCGCCCGGCGTAGATCCCAGTGTTCTCTGGTCCTCCGACGTAGGCACCCCGCTCAACTCCACTGACGAACTCAAGGAATATATCAAGAACCTTGCGGAACGCTTCAAGGACAAGCAGGATTTTGAAACGCGCCTTTATCTGCGCGGTGACCAGCAGGCTCTCTTCAAAGGGTCCCGGGAGGTAATCCGTGTGGCTGCGGAATGCGGTGTAATCAAAGTGATTTTTGCCGTTCTGCCTGCCAAGAATTCCTCTACTGCAAACAAGGCTGAATAA
- a CDS encoding MotA/TolQ/ExbB proton channel family protein has protein sequence MKNLFRLGFRFVAFASVLMAAFSTSAFAQEAAETVAPQEQTMLDKWIIAGGWTMIPIMLVEAFIIFLVIYNMVALKKEKFCPEDLKVTLLQLMAECRIRSAIEVAAGSPTYLGRLVAYALPNVDATRPEDLGKDAIEDAVADFTANESRAVFKWINMLALCAQISPMLGLFGTVQGMVGAFGTLATAGQADPTQLAGDISVALLTTFWGLINAIIATPFFFFQKGIANAHIAECVGTVQEMVNTSINVVNAEAQLARIPEGLA, from the coding sequence ATGAAGAACCTTTTTAGACTGGGCTTCCGTTTCGTTGCATTTGCTTCCGTTCTGATGGCTGCGTTTTCTACATCCGCTTTCGCTCAGGAAGCCGCTGAAACTGTTGCTCCGCAGGAACAGACCATGCTTGACAAATGGATCATTGCCGGTGGTTGGACCATGATTCCGATTATGCTGGTGGAAGCTTTCATCATCTTCCTGGTGATCTACAACATGGTAGCCCTGAAAAAGGAAAAATTCTGCCCGGAAGACCTCAAGGTCACCCTGTTGCAGCTGATGGCCGAATGCCGCATCCGGTCCGCCATTGAAGTGGCTGCCGGCAGCCCCACCTATCTGGGCCGTCTGGTTGCCTACGCTCTGCCGAACGTGGATGCCACCCGTCCGGAAGACCTTGGCAAGGATGCTATTGAAGACGCCGTAGCCGACTTTACGGCCAACGAAAGCCGTGCCGTGTTCAAGTGGATTAACATGCTGGCCCTTTGCGCGCAGATTTCCCCCATGCTCGGTCTGTTCGGAACGGTGCAGGGGATGGTGGGCGCGTTCGGTACGCTGGCTACCGCAGGCCAGGCGGACCCCACCCAGTTGGCCGGTGATATTTCTGTGGCCCTTCTGACGACCTTCTGGGGCTTGATCAACGCCATTATCGCCACTCCGTTCTTCTTCTTCCAGAAGGGTATAGCCAATGCCCATATTGCTGAATGCGTGGGCACCGTGCAGGAAATGGTGAATACCTCCATCAATGTGGTGAACGCTGAAGCCCAGCTTGCCCGTATTCCTGAAGGTTTGGCCTGA
- a CDS encoding endonuclease III domain-containing protein, giving the protein MNTKKRASIVREELMSLYGAPPIPLVHRDAYTLLVAVLLSAQCTDKRVNLVTPALFALASTPEEMARQDVAAVREIVRPCGLSERKASAIVNLSRILVEKYNGKVPCDFAALESLPGVGHKTASVVMVQAFGVPAFPVDTHIFRLSRLWGLSKGKTVEAVERDLKSLFPENSWGDLHLRIVLYGREYCPARGCGGRCPICSRLARECGSAGG; this is encoded by the coding sequence ATGAATACGAAAAAACGGGCTTCCATTGTCCGGGAAGAACTCATGTCCCTGTACGGGGCCCCTCCTATTCCCCTGGTGCATCGCGACGCTTATACGCTGCTGGTGGCGGTTCTCTTGTCCGCCCAGTGTACGGACAAGAGAGTAAATCTGGTGACTCCTGCTCTGTTCGCCCTGGCCTCCACCCCGGAGGAAATGGCACGGCAGGATGTGGCCGCGGTTCGGGAAATTGTGAGGCCCTGCGGTCTCTCGGAAAGGAAGGCATCCGCCATCGTGAACCTCAGCCGCATCCTGGTGGAAAAATACAACGGGAAGGTTCCTTGCGACTTTGCTGCTCTGGAATCTCTTCCGGGGGTGGGGCATAAAACGGCTTCCGTCGTCATGGTTCAGGCTTTCGGCGTTCCCGCCTTTCCGGTGGATACCCACATTTTCCGTCTTTCGCGTCTGTGGGGGCTGAGCAAGGGAAAAACGGTGGAAGCCGTGGAACGTGATTTGAAAAGCCTTTTCCCTGAAAATTCATGGGGAGATCTTCATCTGCGTATTGTCCTGTACGGCCGTGAATATTGTCCTGCGCGGGGATGCGGGGGGCGCTGCCCCATCTGCAGCCGGCTGGCCCGGGAATGCGGTTCCGCAGGCGGCTGA